Part of the Leptolyngbya boryana PCC 6306 genome is shown below.
GCCTTAAGGTAGTCAGAAGCTCCCTGCCTAGCAAGATCCTCTCCCAGTACAATTGATAAATTTTTCTGACGGCTTCCGCCCCACAGTGCGCCCAAATTGTTTTGTGCTAGTGTATCGTCATCATGCCAGAGCGATATGCTGAGAAATCTTTGATCTTCTACCGTTTTTGTTGCAAAATCGGTTAAGCTTTGAACAACCCCAATTGCCTCTAGCACGCTTTGCTCGCAGTCTTGAAGAATAGCTCCCATTCCACCGACAATGAATCGAATTCGATTCAGTCGCCTGGGAGAAAGAATATCATTCCACAGTGCGGCATCACGATCGAGAATTTCTGCGCTGATTTGCCTCATCTGATTTAGGTCGTTCAGTTCCCGACTGAAGGCTTCTAGATCCACGTCAGGCTCATAGAGTAGATTATGCAACTTACTACTATGTGCCCACGTAATTGCCAATCGAATCGATGGCGACCATTGCCGAGCCTCAAGCCAGTAGCTGAATTCTTTGTCAACTAGACATAGAATTGCCTCGAATAATTGAAATTGAATTTGTCCATCCCTACTCAGAAGCGCATTAAAGACTTGTTGAACAAGTGGAATTGAACCTGGAGAAGATAGAGCAAGGTCCAACATATGTAGTTGACAAACTGGGGAGGTCATTTTGTCAACTAATCCTTCCAGGAGTTCTTCTCTCTCGTCAGATGGTAAGTTGAGAAAAGCTTTTTTGATTTGTGATGGTAATTTTGTTGGAAAACAGGAGAATCGTTCTATGCACGTCTCCAAATCATTCACGACCAACATTGATATTGCAGCAGACTCAAGACTCTCGCTAAAGCTAAGCGATTCAGATGAATGTTGCACTAAATGAAAATGCCGCAGCAATCCAGCACCGCAAGGAGAAATCAAATCTTCAGTTGTAAACTCTTGCTCCTGATGAAGTTTCTGCTGAAATGATTCATAGAAACATCTTGCTGATTCTCTTCGCCACTGATTTGTTTGATCGAGTCTTCTTTGTAAATCGGTTGTAGAAACGATCGCCGCTATCGCGTTTTCGTAGGTTGTGTGATCGCAATCAAACCAAGCTGGATTTGCTCGTAATAGCTGCTCACGCACTTTAGGATTTGCGGATGCAAGTCCCATTACATCGTCTTGTATTGCAAACTTATGTACGGTTGTCAGATTCGTGAAATGCAGTTGGATCACTGTGTCACCTTGATGCACTGCCTGCACTCGATAGATTATTTCGGAGTTTGAAGCTTTAATTTCTGCTTCCCTACCATTCATGACTGTTGAGATCGCGCTAAGAAATTCAGATGCTGAAAAGATTGGACGATGAGCAGGATCAAATTGACTTAGATTGACTGCTTCAATAATCTCAATCTGGAAGTAGGCAGTCAGTTCGGGTTCAGCATTTAGCTCATTCTTCAGAGCAGTGGGGAGGTCTCGATAAAATCGCTCCAACATCAGACGGCAGAGATGTGATTGTTGCTCATTCAAGCTCTCGTCCCGACTAAGGTGAAGAATCGTTTCGCAAATTAGACGCGCGATCGCCGGAATCATTTCTGAATTTGCTCTAAATCGCCGCTCAATCATTCGATGTTCCAGCCATTGAAAGTATGCCTTGCGGCGGTGAGACACAAAACGATGACTTTGCTCATCAATCCGCCATAGCCCTAACCCGTAACAATAGAGCATCCAAATATCATCACTCAACACCTCAAGCCCATCTTGATCAACGTCTAGCTCAGGCAGTAAATGTCGAACCCCAAACATCCCGGTATACAGATTGAAAAGAATCCAGTCTGAGTAAGCTGCTGCTGTTTTTATGGATCGCTGCTCATCCGCCCAGATTGTTCTCAATGCTTCTAACGTCGCTCGCACACATCCAGAAACAAACGGTAATTCGCCATCGGGATGCGTCGCATTCTGATCCCTTGTTGGACGTTGCAAGCGATGCGAATCTAGCAAACAAGTAGCAATATAGCGGCGCAAGATAGCTAGATCTTCAGTTTCTTGCAGGTTGCCGTTGTCCTTCACCTGGGTTTGCTCGAGGTGATATAGGATTTCTCGGCTTGTAATGGGAACATAGCGAGCATTACTTTTCCGAAGCTGTAAAATCTTTTCATAGTAGTCTGCTTCACTCAAGTCCTGATTGACCCTGAGTACTTCTAAAATCTCTAAGATTCCAATAATAGGAACTCCATGTTCTTGATAGGGATACTGGCTAAAGAAGCGATCGTCAATCCAAATCAAATCGTTCTCTTGAGGCTGATAGTTGAAGAGATCATAAGCCGTCAAACCGTTCGCATCCAGAAGCTGGCGTGATTCGGAAGCTTCATCTGAATCAGACGATAGTACAGCAACCATCTCATACCGACCTTGTGCTAATCCATCTGAGATTTTCTGAATTAATTCTCGTATCCACTGCACCATTTCAGTTGCCGCCTCGTTTCCATTAACAGCAGCCTGAGCCTCGTCAATGCACTGTGTTGTGATAAAAATACGGAAATGACGACACAATTTTGCAAGAAGTTCTGAATCAGCTAACGACTTGACTAATCCTGAATTTACGAACAGCGCGTCGTTTCGGGTTGGACGTTGAGAAACGGACACATGACTTAGATCAGGTAATTTCTCAAGGGCAGATTCGTAAGCAGTTTGAGACAGGCTTCCTTCTTCTCTTAGAACTTCAATAAGTGTTCGGCAGTTAATCAATCGCTGTTGATCGCTTTCTTCTAGAACGATAGGATGAGAATTCCCATTCTCGTCAATGCGTTCAAGCGGTAAAAATTCAACCACAAATCCATTTTCACAACGAGCCTGCTGTAACAACATCGCAGTCTGTTCATTCAGGTGTTCAAGTAGATTCTCAGAACTGAGAGTAAGCGACGATGGAAGTTGCTGTAATTGCTTTGCCTTGTGAAGGCGTAGAATTTCACGATAGCCTGCTAATTGGGAAGGTTGTTGAGGCGTAAAATGTTCAGCTTCTTGTAAGAGCGCCGTTGGTAATGCGGGTGAGATCCGGATTGGATGAAACCGACGCTCAAGAACATCTAAAATCTCTAAGTGGGCGGCAACTAGAAGTGCAGAAATATCTAAATGCAATCGCCGTTGAAACGTTGATTCTAAAGTGATTTGAGGAAAAGGTCGAGCGCCATGACGAATGAAGATAGGAGCTTGAAGCAGTGGATTTGGCTCAGATGCGTTGACATTAAAAAGGGAGTGAAAAATGCCTGACAAAGGAAGATGGCGGAATTGAGCAATCAAATGAATTGGAAGCTCTGCCACATCGTACTTTGAATTCATTACCTCAGCGCTAGCAATCCACTCTCGTTCTCGATTCAAAAGTTCAGGCATTTCAATCAATTGAAATGGACCTTGCCCACTTAAAGCAAGAATCTGCGCTCGATGAATAAAAGGTCGGAGTTCTCGATCGAATTCGAGGTTGTAACCTAAGCTAATCACTTCACGTAAAAGATCATTGTCAATGTCTCCTGTTACTGCTCGTTGCCATAAACGACGCGCCAGATGGAAATCTTCAATGAGCAAGCATCGTGAGGCTCGCAATAAAACACTTGGACGAATTTCTTCGTTTCTAAGCAAGCGACTTGCAGTTTGAGCAACTCCTTGAAGATCACCATGATCAATTTGAAGATTCAGAATGATGGTGAGATTCTCGACAGTTTCTTGTAAATAAGCTAACTCACTCGCATCCGAGATCGCTTGAGGGAGCAATCCTAATCGTGCTTGACACCGTGTTCTCAAGCGGCGCAAATCGGGCGGCAAGACCCGATGTGGGAAAAGATGAAGATGATTATTGAGCAGGTGATAGCACTGTTCTGCATGATCGACTTGCCAAGCTGCTAACGCGGCGAGGCTGAGTGCATCTGCTGTTGCGATTGACAAAACAAGTGTGTCTGCATGTTCAACAACATAACTCCAGTTCTGCAATTTAGCTTGAAGTTGACACGCTTCGTATAGATACTGATTGTTACCACTTTCTTGCCAACAAATTTCAAGGAATTCAGCCAGCGGTTGCCAGTGATTCTGGAGACGCGATCGCTCGTAGAATACAGCTACTTGAAGATTGCGTCGAACTTCGGAACGATCAAATTGTTCGATGATTTCGAGTGCTTGCTCAAAATCACCATTTGCAGATAAAGCTTGCACATACCAGAATTGCCAAATTTCAAGACGGTTTGTACGCTCAAATACTTCCTGTTTTGCATTGAGTAAATCTAGCGCAAGTTTAGGCGAATTGAACTGCACATAAAGACCGAGTAGCGTAATGATGCACTCTAAATCCTGACTCCCTGCTTGGACTAGAGCTTCTAAAGCTTGCTGACTGGAAGTTGTATCAATTTCATAGCGACGCACTATACTCCAAGCGATCGCTTGAGGATGAGTTGGATCTTTTGCTAACAAAGCTTGGCACAGTGTTTGAGCTTCTGCTTGATGATCTGGATCATTCGCTAAAGCGGCAAAATGCCAAATCTCCCAATGATCGCGTTGCGGATCGCCCCGTTCAGTTTCCGCTGCAAGTTGGCTAAACTCTGCTGCTGCCATGCGTAACCTTCTTAAGCTTTCGTCATCTCGTTTCACTAGACACCATTCGACTGGTAGAGGTCGATCGATCAGCCTTGGTGCAATGGATGGGGAAAGTGCGCTGAAATAGTTGATAGTTGCCTCTGCTGCTCGGATTTTTTCCCATCGGGGGTTGTCATAACGCGCCTGTTGAATTTTGACCTGTGCGCCAGGAATATCACTTTGATCCAAAAGAGCGAGTGCATGAATTCGGTTAGTCTCCGAGTCTGCTTCAAATTTTTGTGCTAATTTTTCTAGCTGTGAAAAGACTTCATCAAGCTGCCCTAGTTCCAGATGTAAGCCCAGCTTCAAATTGTATAAGTCGAGTGTAGACGGATTGTCAATGAGTTTTAGAGCAGCTTCAGCGCCTTCGATATTGTACTGAATCAACACTCGAATAATTGTGGTATTTGCTTCTGGATCAATAGCTTGAGCCTCTTCTGCAAGTTCCTGAGCTTTTGCCACATCTTTCTCAATACCAAGCACATAGCCCGCAAGGGAGCATAGAATCTGTGCCTGTAGCACTTTATCAAAATTATCCCAATGCTCATCAGCACGGAGGGCACTCAGAATAGACAGCGCTTCTTGAAATTCTCCTCTTCGGTAAAGTTCACGGTATGTTTCAAGGTGCTGCGCCTTCGCTTTGGATAGCTCGGAGGAGAGCCGATCAATCTTGGATGTTAGCATACCAACTGTGACATCTACATTCCTAGATTCACCTGGAACAAGCAAGGTCGGTTGCTGAATACGTCGCGTAGGAGACTGAAACCGAGTGTTCCGGATAAAAGAGGCTTGTTCTTGAATTCTCGCGCCAGATGCGATCGCTCTTTGAGCCTTCTGATTAGCCTTGAAGTGCTGATTAATGTGATGAACAATCTGACTAATTGATAAAAATTCCTCAGTACTTCCAGCCTCAAACTGCATTGCGGTCGAGAGTGCTTCAACAAATGCACCATCTCCCGCTTGACCATCAGTACTTGCAGCAACGATCCAAATACCGCTTCCTGCTGAATTGAAATTCTTTAAACGGTTCAGAACATCAAAGGCTTGTTGTTGCCCAATTCCAGCGTAACAAACGTCTAGAATCAGCAAAACATTTTGAGGACACTCATTATCTCCCTGAAACAGGCTTTCGATTAGACTGCGCGTTGCGATCGCAGTATTAGATAAGTTGTTCTTGCAAGATTCAGCAGTGAACAGATAGTGATCGCTAAGTTGTCCGACCTCATCTCCATGTCCCCCATAATAGATAACAACGCGATCTGAAGCTCTCCGATCAGAACTGGCAAACCAGATGTTTAATGCATTTTTAATTTGGTTAGAGGTTGCACCCACTGGAATTTGATCAGTTAATACGATCTCATATCCCTGCTGCCGATTCGCGAACAGTTCGATGATTTTTACAATATCGAACTCAACTTGCGGCAAATGTGGAAGTCCTAAATTCGGGCAGTGAGGAGAGCCGATTACAATTAAGTAGCGTCGAGGCTCATCATTTTCAGGAAAATTATTCATCGACATCATGCTTCAAACAATCCTGTAGCGATCGCACGTCCAGTCTCTTTCGCATTAAGGTAACGAGTGGCGGAGTGTGACTCCCATCCGTTGTATACCAGAACATCTACGATCGCGCCAAATTTAGGCTCCAATTCTTTCTCCAATGCCACAATATCCCCTTGATCGGCAACGTTAAACCACTGCTTTACGTTCGGGTACATTCCTCGACCAAGCTCAGGAGCAGGTGTTAGTGCATCAAACACAATCGGAGACATGCCCAGCGGAGATCCCAATGTTATTAGCGTTTCCACATTCCATTCTGGATGGGCACATAGACATTCATAAGCAACAACCGAACCGAGCGAGTGTCCGATGATCACTCGCGTATCTGGTGAAACTTTTTCGATCACTCTCTGTTGAATGGCTTGCTTCATCTCTAAATTGTGCAAATACTCCCGCACCTGCTTTAACACAAATAGAACGGCTCGCTCCCCTCCAAGCTGGCGGAAATATTTCGATTTTGCAAGTTGCCTCAGTGCTGCTTGAACGGTGCGTGAAGTTCGCCCTCGCCCCTCAGAATCTGGGCTTTCAATTGTGAGATCTTCACCTAAAAAATCAGGCTGCGGATGACTACGATTGATCTGCGAAAGTCTGGCAGCTTCACGCCACCACTCTAGAAGCAGTGTGACCTCCCGCTCGTCTTGAATATCTGCTGCGGTCAGTCTAGGAAGCCATCCTGCCCGCGTCCCTTCTGGACGAAATAACGCACCATAAGCAGCGATCGTAAAATCTTCTGGCTGAATGCGTGAAAAGCCTGCCTCTTCAAGCCCACCCTGAATCGCAGGCAACCACTCGCGCTCAATTTCAGGAGCAGTCAGGTGTGTATGGGCAATTCCGTGAATTCCAACAATTTTCATGAGAAGCTAGAGTTGAGCAACTATTTTTTCATCGTCTCTTTACACATACTACTTCGCGAGATTTTGAAGCGGCGACTGAAGAGTAATTAGCGACCGTATGATCATTACTCATTTCGCAGTAGATTTTCGGCTGTATTTTGTCAAAATCAATCAGCAACTAAGCTCTGATCCAAATCGATCATGACAGACCTAACAGCGAAGAGATCCTCACCTTGCTCTTTTCATGAGGGTTGAGCTATCTTCTTGCTCTATACCGTAGCTTCCGCCAAAATTTTCTAAGGACACTCAAGCAGCGCTCGATTAAGAATGAATTCAATTTGGCTGTCTTTGCTTGAGAAGATGGTTTTGAAGTACATTGAACACTGCTGTTTGGCTCAGTTCTGACATAGTAATCCGCTTTGGCAGATTTATCCTGAACGCGATTCGCTGAAATCTGCTGATCCGTCCAGATCTCAGCTTCAATCACTCGCCCAGATTGAATCCAGTAATGAGAACGACAAGTGAAATTCCAGTTCCCGATCGACGGAGATAACGAAACCGTCTCCCCGTCAAATGTCATCTTCCAGTCAGTTGGAGTAAAGGGTGTAACCACTTCTTCTCCACAACCACAGCAGCAACAATGAGCCGCAGTGGCATACTTCATAGAGATATATAAGATGCCTACCTGTAAGGTTTTTGGGAATTGCTCGACGAACTCATGTTCAAGAGAGGTGTGCTGCATCATACGAAATCCGCGCTCAGGAGCATATTGCTATCGGTTGTGTAGGTGGAGTGAAGCTCACCCTCTAGATCGCGATAAAATCCTCGGATCTTCTTCCACTTGATCACGGCTAGCATTGCATTCAAGGCGTTCAGATCAGCAACCTGGATATTTGAGGCGTAGATATCATTTTCGCCCCCGCCTTCAAAATTAACTCGCTGTGGGCATTCTGTTTGTTTGCCCGGAATGTGTGCAGTGGTTCGCAGAATTCCTCCAAGCGATCCATCGACTAATTCCAGTCCCATCCCAACATCAATAAACGGAATACCCAGTGCTTCCAACTTCTGAAAGATTTGCCGCTTTGCTGTTCCTTGATCAATGCAGACAAACACAAAGCTTAGCCCTTCTAGTAGATGAAGCGTACTGGAATCGATCGTAACTGCATGAGGAATAATCCTACGGTGCATTTTCGAGTAAATTTTTGCCCAGTAATCGACTTTCAAGGGCGCATCCCGCAATTCATCAATAGACGGCGCACCAGGAGAACGAAAGGCATTGTGCTGAAGAAATCGATCGCCATCGAACAATCGAATCTCCCGTACTGGTGTCTTGGCAGCCGAGTCAAGGATATATGAGCCAGTGCCGCCCAAACCGATAATTCCTAGCGTTTCGTGAGCAAGCCGATCGGTAAGCGCACCGATACCAGCTCGATCCGATGCCGTATCAATGTATACAAACACGCTCTTTTGTCCCTCATCCGGCACGCGAAAGGTTCTTGGATTTGAACCTGGCTTCAACACTGCTGCTGATCCAGAAAGGATAGCAGCATAGGTCGTCATTTTGTGGTAGTAATCTGTGTAACCGCTTTCTGGCTTGCTCGAAAAACTGTGCTTTGCGGTGAGTCCATCTCTCAAATTCAGATCGCCGCTTTGATGGGCAATCTGCTGGATTGGCACCCCCTCAGCCGTGCAGGGAAACTCACCATCGAAGTAAACGACGTGATCTCCACCATACTGAGTAACATCTCCAGCCAGCGTCAAGCTGGAGATTAGCGTTCCAGTTTGCACCTGTCGCTGTGCATTGACGTATGGCACTTCCCGCAAAAGCAGGAATCCCGCATAAATCTCGACGAAATAGCCTTCTTCGCGCAGGCGCTTGAGATCCGGGCTATGACTTATCAGTGCGTGTGACATTGAAGACTGTTCCTTGTTTGACTTTGACAACTCCTCCAGCACCAAGTTCACCTTTGGGTGGTGTAGAGGCAGCTTTGCTGTAGGTAATCGAGAAGACGGAGTTTGGATTGTGCGAACCTGGAAAAGCGAGTTGCACGATTTGCTCGTAGGTCACTTCAGGGCTTGTCACCTTCTGCGATCGCGCATTCACAATGATCTCGATTTCAAGTGTGATTCGAGGCGCAGTGATGAATCGTTCGACTCCTGGAGCCGTTAAGTCGATCACAGCTTCGGGTGCGATCAATTGATCTTCACCCCCACGAACTTCAAGAAATACTGCTTTATCACCGCTAATGTCAGCCAGCTTGTAAAGGTCAGATCCGTTAATTGCGGGTTTGCCCCAGGTGATTTGTCGATCGTCAAGGGTCAATTTGAATTCTCGATCGCACTGGAATGCTACAAATCTCTCAACGCCACGTCCGCGCAAGTCAAAGGTTTCATCCAGACGGATGTCCTCGAAATCGCCAGAAGTCAGGATGGAAAAAAGGCTGTAATCCCCTCTCACATTAATCCCAGCCGCCGCGAGAATTTGCCGACCCAGAGGCACAGGGTCAGTGATTTCAACGGCTCGAAAATTTAGGTTGTTGAGCGCGAACTGAATACGATAACTGCGTGAGTCTTGCCCGGACTCGCTTGAGCTTTGGCAATTAATTTGCTCATCGTCTTTCATTCTTCATTCTCCTTGAAGCCTAGATTAGTTAGTTGGCTCTAAGGTGTTAATCGATACTGCTAGACGAAAGCGGTAAATGATCTCTAAAATTCTTTTGATAGAGATCCGGCTGGGGTTGAACCGCAGATAAAAAAGGCGGGACAGCTTGGACAGGTGTGAGTTGAAGGATTCATCGGAAAACGTCCACTGCTGACAGCGTTGAAAAATTCTCCCAGTTTGTCATTTCTAGTCTGAAGTACTTTATCTGACAATGAAATGCCCTGCACCGTTTGGTCTGCCAGGTAGAGAAATTCGATGGTGGCATCTGGGCAAGCCTGCCGAACCGCGATCGCAAAGGCAGCCGTTCCGAGATCCTTGTCTGTCGATCGCGAATGTCCAGTTTGAATCCGTCTGAACGTCTTTTTCCCATCTGAACTGACCAGAACATCATCAGGTCGAACGGTGATTTCTGCTTTGTCCGCTACCTTGAATTTCAGAATCGACGGTAGTTCCGGCGTATATCCAAAACGTGCTGATTTTAGAAATTGAAGCATTTCAACTGCGAAAGTTTTTAATTCTTCAGCACAGTCATCGTCTTTCAACTCGTTTTCAGTCATTGCTTTCCGCATCCACTGTTCAAGATCTAAATCAGGGTTAGATGTTTTACCTTCAGCGATCAGGATTTGGGTCAATGTCCGTACAATCTCGTGCATTTGCATCAGAGCAGTTTCCTTGCGACGACCCCCAATTTGCATCAGATGTGTATAAAAAAATCGGCGTGGGCAAGACTCATACAATCCAATCTGTGCTGCGTTGAACTGTAGACTGTCCTCAATCTGAAGCGAAATGCTGTCGTTCTCCATCACTTCTAGCAGTGTGCGTATCGGTGTGACATGCTGCCATTTGAGTTTGTCTCCCAGACGCGCTAAAAACGGAGACAACCCCCACTGATGACCATTCGCTTTCTGAGTTGGTGCATAGAGGAACAGACGATCGCGAGTCCGCGAAAGTGCCACATAGAATAAGCATTCTTGTTCAAGTGCCTGCTCAGTGCGAAACATTTCTCGTGCAGTCCCAAGGCTGCCTTCTATCATTCCGTCTGGAGGTGAACAAGCTGGTGGTTGTGGCGTTCTAGGCAGGGTATTCACGTTCAAGCCCGGTAAATGCACCACTGGAAACTCTAATCCTTTCGAGCCGTGAATGGTCATGAGACGGACTGCATCAAGGCTTTGAGCGGCAGCAGGGAGTTGACGTAGATCCCGATCGTCTCCTAGCCTGACCAAACGACGAACCCGATTCAAGAGTCGCGTGATGGGCAATCCCACGCTAGAGGGCTGGCTGCGAATGAAGTTCATCAGTTGCCAAAGTGCGATTCCGCGTGATCGATCGTGAATATCATCTGAGCCAGCAATTTGAGCAGCGATTTTAGTTCGGTCTAGTAACACCGTTGCTAGAACTGTCCAAGGTGAGGACTGTTCATCAAATCCCTCTAGCATCTGGACGATCGCTGTGAGAGCAGTACGACCTGATTCAGACAAATCAGGAATTGTTGCTAATTTATCGAGCCAAATACCTGATTCATCTTCGTGTTGAAGATAATCGATCACTGTTGCAACGTCATCCAGTTGCATTGTGAACTCACTCCAGCAGGCAAGCCGAGCTAAGCCAATCGCACGCCGATCAACCAGTATCGATAGCAGAGCCAAGACATCTTTAATCTCTTGTCGCTCAAAGAGACTCCCCAAGAACAGAACGGGTACGCCTAAACGTTCTAAATCCTGAGCAAGCTTCGAGAGTTTCTCGTTCCCTGTACAGAGTACAGCCTGATCACGGTAGCAATGTCCCTGAGAACGCATTGCTTCGATCGTATCCGCGATCGCGACTGTCTGCTGATCAGCTTGATCAACGGTATAAAGTATCGGTTCATCACCCCCAGAACCTCGTTCGGCTTCTAAGGTAGAGTTAGCATCGCCTACTGTCATCGTTGAAGCAAATTCAGAGAAGGCGCTTACGATCTCGTGAACCGATCGATAGTTTTGTTTTAGCCGACTTCGCTGACCGCCTGGGAAATCCTCCTGTCCAAACCGCGTCATGTTAAATGAGGAGGCTCCTCGGAATCGGTAAATCGATTGTTTCGCATCGCCTACAACCCACAAGTTCTCTCCATGACCGCAAATCGCTTGAAGCAGGCGAACACTACTGCGATTGACATCTTGATATTCGTCAACCAGCACATGATCATATCGATTCGCCAAGTGTTGTCGAACTGCGTCGTTTCCCTCCAATAACTGCACTGGCAGTAAGACTAAATCACCAAAATCGATGTAGCTCTCCTGACGCTTCAAGTTTTCGTATGTCTTATAAACCTGAGCAACTTCGATCGCTTTCTCGGCTGCCTCCTGTACATCAGGTGTTGACGCTTTCTGAAGCATCGCCTCTGCAAGATCGGCATACTTCTCTGGAGTAATGACCTCATCCTTGGCACGCGAAATCGCTGCTAGAATATTTGCAATGTTCTGAATCGGATCGTAAAGATTACGATAGTGCAATAGCTTGAGCCGAGAGAACTCTTTTTCGAGAAGTTCGACAGCAACAGTTCGATCTAGTAACCTTAGATTCTTCGGTAACCCCAACTCAACATGGAAACGTCGAATCAGATCCAGTCCGAAGGCATGAAAAGTTCCAATCCACATTGCACAGGCAGCATCCTTGTTTTTTAGGGCAATCCGTGCAGCCATTTCTCCTGCGGCTTTGTTTGAGAATGTCAGCAAGAGAATTTGGCGTGGATCAACCCCCTCAGCCAGCAAAGCTTCTACACGGGCAGTGAGTGTCTGAGTCTTTCCGGTTCCAGGTCCTGCTTCAAGCAAATAAGCTTCCCCTCGATGCTGTGCTGCTTGAGCTTGCAGTGGATTGAGTGGAAATGCGATCGCTGGAACTTCTGATGCTGGAACGACTGGTGGCAGAAGTAAGGCATCCAGTAGCTGCTGAACGACGACATCAAACGGCGCACCAAACTTTTCTGCAATCTGGGAAGCTGTGAGTCCTGCGTCGATAAATAGAGACCACACCACAGGTC
Proteins encoded:
- a CDS encoding ThiF family adenylyltransferase, whose translation is MSHALISHSPDLKRLREEGYFVEIYAGFLLLREVPYVNAQRQVQTGTLISSLTLAGDVTQYGGDHVVYFDGEFPCTAEGVPIQQIAHQSGDLNLRDGLTAKHSFSSKPESGYTDYYHKMTTYAAILSGSAAVLKPGSNPRTFRVPDEGQKSVFVYIDTASDRAGIGALTDRLAHETLGIIGLGGTGSYILDSAAKTPVREIRLFDGDRFLQHNAFRSPGAPSIDELRDAPLKVDYWAKIYSKMHRRIIPHAVTIDSSTLHLLEGLSFVFVCIDQGTAKRQIFQKLEALGIPFIDVGMGLELVDGSLGGILRTTAHIPGKQTECPQRVNFEGGGENDIYASNIQVADLNALNAMLAVIKWKKIRGFYRDLEGELHSTYTTDSNMLLSADFV
- a CDS encoding DUF6527 family protein gives rise to the protein MMQHTSLEHEFVEQFPKTLQVGILYISMKYATAAHCCCCGCGEEVVTPFTPTDWKMTFDGETVSLSPSIGNWNFTCRSHYWIQSGRVIEAEIWTDQQISANRVQDKSAKADYYVRTEPNSSVQCTSKPSSQAKTAKLNSFLIERCLSVLRKFWRKLRYRARR
- a CDS encoding PGAP1-like alpha/beta domain-containing protein, with product MKIVGIHGIAHTHLTAPEIEREWLPAIQGGLEEAGFSRIQPEDFTIAAYGALFRPEGTRAGWLPRLTAADIQDEREVTLLLEWWREAARLSQINRSHPQPDFLGEDLTIESPDSEGRGRTSRTVQAALRQLAKSKYFRQLGGERAVLFVLKQVREYLHNLEMKQAIQQRVIEKVSPDTRVIIGHSLGSVVAYECLCAHPEWNVETLITLGSPLGMSPIVFDALTPAPELGRGMYPNVKQWFNVADQGDIVALEKELEPKFGAIVDVLVYNGWESHSATRYLNAKETGRAIATGLFEA
- a CDS encoding HTH domain-containing protein → MNNFPENDEPRRYLIVIGSPHCPNLGLPHLPQVEFDIVKIIELFANRQQGYEIVLTDQIPVGATSNQIKNALNIWFASSDRRASDRVVIYYGGHGDEVGQLSDHYLFTAESCKNNLSNTAIATRSLIESLFQGDNECPQNVLLILDVCYAGIGQQQAFDVLNRLKNFNSAGSGIWIVAASTDGQAGDGAFVEALSTAMQFEAGSTEEFLSISQIVHHINQHFKANQKAQRAIASGARIQEQASFIRNTRFQSPTRRIQQPTLLVPGESRNVDVTVGMLTSKIDRLSSELSKAKAQHLETYRELYRRGEFQEALSILSALRADEHWDNFDKVLQAQILCSLAGYVLGIEKDVAKAQELAEEAQAIDPEANTTIIRVLIQYNIEGAEAALKLIDNPSTLDLYNLKLGLHLELGQLDEVFSQLEKLAQKFEADSETNRIHALALLDQSDIPGAQVKIQQARYDNPRWEKIRAAEATINYFSALSPSIAPRLIDRPLPVEWCLVKRDDESLRRLRMAAAEFSQLAAETERGDPQRDHWEIWHFAALANDPDHQAEAQTLCQALLAKDPTHPQAIAWSIVRRYEIDTTSSQQALEALVQAGSQDLECIITLLGLYVQFNSPKLALDLLNAKQEVFERTNRLEIWQFWYVQALSANGDFEQALEIIEQFDRSEVRRNLQVAVFYERSRLQNHWQPLAEFLEICWQESGNNQYLYEACQLQAKLQNWSYVVEHADTLVLSIATADALSLAALAAWQVDHAEQCYHLLNNHLHLFPHRVLPPDLRRLRTRCQARLGLLPQAISDASELAYLQETVENLTIILNLQIDHGDLQGVAQTASRLLRNEEIRPSVLLRASRCLLIEDFHLARRLWQRAVTGDIDNDLLREVISLGYNLEFDRELRPFIHRAQILALSGQGPFQLIEMPELLNREREWIASAEVMNSKYDVAELPIHLIAQFRHLPLSGIFHSLFNVNASEPNPLLQAPIFIRHGARPFPQITLESTFQRRLHLDISALLVAAHLEILDVLERRFHPIRISPALPTALLQEAEHFTPQQPSQLAGYREILRLHKAKQLQQLPSSLTLSSENLLEHLNEQTAMLLQQARCENGFVVEFLPLERIDENGNSHPIVLEESDQQRLINCRTLIEVLREEGSLSQTAYESALEKLPDLSHVSVSQRPTRNDALFVNSGLVKSLADSELLAKLCRHFRIFITTQCIDEAQAAVNGNEAATEMVQWIRELIQKISDGLAQGRYEMVAVLSSDSDEASESRQLLDANGLTAYDLFNYQPQENDLIWIDDRFFSQYPYQEHGVPIIGILEILEVLRVNQDLSEADYYEKILQLRKSNARYVPITSREILYHLEQTQVKDNGNLQETEDLAILRRYIATCLLDSHRLQRPTRDQNATHPDGELPFVSGCVRATLEALRTIWADEQRSIKTAAAYSDWILFNLYTGMFGVRHLLPELDVDQDGLEVLSDDIWMLYCYGLGLWRIDEQSHRFVSHRRKAYFQWLEHRMIERRFRANSEMIPAIARLICETILHLSRDESLNEQQSHLCRLMLERFYRDLPTALKNELNAEPELTAYFQIEIIEAVNLSQFDPAHRPIFSASEFLSAISTVMNGREAEIKASNSEIIYRVQAVHQGDTVIQLHFTNLTTVHKFAIQDDVMGLASANPKVREQLLRANPAWFDCDHTTYENAIAAIVSTTDLQRRLDQTNQWRRESARCFYESFQQKLHQEQEFTTEDLISPCGAGLLRHFHLVQHSSESLSFSESLESAAISMLVVNDLETCIERFSCFPTKLPSQIKKAFLNLPSDEREELLEGLVDKMTSPVCQLHMLDLALSSPGSIPLVQQVFNALLSRDGQIQFQLFEAILCLVDKEFSYWLEARQWSPSIRLAITWAHSSKLHNLLYEPDVDLEAFSRELNDLNQMRQISAEILDRDAALWNDILSPRRLNRIRFIVGGMGAILQDCEQSVLEAIGVVQSLTDFATKTVEDQRFLSISLWHDDDTLAQNNLGALWGGSRQKNLSIVLGEDLARQGASDYLKAMVDTAIGVLETEPTCENQWSLLIYIIGDLPMYADLAEKLSHLAKTINFAELYDTQPTTTFLALRVACDHAANTTDEELRAKLETELIAIAQSVSLLEQSLQVDKEISEQLLECALKVTVRLNNPCMTSASLNKLLEKIATAWWRFSEIRAEGMCLTSFDLPANQLHYAWTANLKLRTLRRY